A part of Acropora palmata chromosome 6, jaAcrPala1.3, whole genome shotgun sequence genomic DNA contains:
- the LOC141885133 gene encoding substance-K receptor-like — MNETMNPLTNNTLACSKPLDSQATRLSIIVAYCDIFVVSAVGNCSIALIVYKIKTMRKPINLFILNMAMSDLLFLITVGSQILLALKPNLWIFRGSSGNTVCKITDLLPSISAAVSIQSLVLITVDRYDAVVHPLSLPRIEQKRCPFFIFSTWILAVAVYLPKCLAVQLVEHPVVKCEVQWSKMFGQSSSFANFYLAAFVVFFYCPLTLITVLYSMIFRKLKTQKTPGDKSFQAEQKRIGRRQNVLKMSIAIVVGFVLCWVPWSICALLVAFNVTLPCEFFVFWAIDNILMISNSAMNPCICFMFSRNYRMGLKRVVKCFRKVPVE; from the coding sequence ATGAATGAAACGATGAACCCGCTAACGAACAATACCTTGGCCTGCTCGAAGCCACTGGATTCTCAGGCAACAAGACTTTCTATCATCGTGGCTTACTGTGATATCTTCGTTGTTTCGGCTGTTGGAAACTGTTCCATTGCGTTAATAGTCTACAAGATAAAAACAATGAGGAAACCTATCAATTTGTTTATACTCAACATGGCCATGTCTGACCTCCTATTTCTAATAACAGTTGGTAGCCAGATATTGCTTGCGCTGAAACCCAACTTGTGGATCTTTCGCGGCAGTTCGGGGAATACCGTGTGCAAAATAACAGATCTTTTACCGAGCATATCTGCTGCAGTGTCGATCCAGAGCTTGGTTCTGATCACTGTCGATCGATATGACGCCGTGGTTCACCCTTTGAGTCTACCACGAATCGAACAGAAACGATGtccattctttattttttcaacatgGATCCTGGCCGTAGCGGTCTATTTACCCAAATGCCTGGCTGTTCAACTCGTCGAACATCCTGTGGTAAAGTGTGAAGTGCAGTGGAGCAAGATGTTTGGGCAATCGTCTTCCTTCGCAAACTTCTACTTAGCAGCGTTTGTCGTGTTTTTCTATTGTCCATTGACCTTGATTACTGTTCTTTACTCTATGATCTTTCGTAAGCTTAAGACGCAGAAAACTCCAGGCGACAAGTCTTTCCAAGCTGAGCAAAAACGAATTGGTAGAAGACAGAACGTGCTCAAAATGTCCATTGCTATCGTGGTTGGCTTTGTACTCTGTTGGGTGCCGTGGAGCATCTGTGCCTTGCTGGTAGCATTTAATGTGACATTACCATGTGAATTCTTCGTCTTCTGGGCTATCGATAATATTTTAATGATATCAAACAGTGCTATGAATCCTTGCATTTGTTTTATGTTCAGCAGGAACTATCGAATGGGCCTTAAAAGAGTTGTGAAGTGCTTTCGCAAAGTACCTGTCGAGTGA